The stretch of DNA ATCAACCCCGGGGGAAACGTCCCGCGAGTCGAGGTGATTCGAACGCCGGATATCCACATCGCTCCGACCGGATGCCAGAACGGGCAGAACTATGTGACGGGCATCGGGCGGTCCGTTTCGGGACCGCTCATGGTCAGTTATCTCCATTTGCCGCCCCAGCAGACCACAGTCACCTTGAACGACAGAAGCGGAAGCCACAGTATGAATCTGAGCCAGGCCGGACAGATCACCACCTCGATCTTCCTCGCGTCCGGTCAGAGTCTCGGGTTTGATTCCGATGTGATGTACTCGGGCTGCAGACCGGAATAAATAATTGGTTCTACAGAGTCGCGGCCAGCAGTTCCCTGGAATGGTCGGTAACCACCTGCTGCAGGTTGTTGCCGTGAGCGTCGATGGCCACCACGGCCGGAAAGTTCTTCACTTCCAGTTCCCAGACGGCCTCAGGACTGCCGAACTGCTCCAGCCGTACGCTGAGCACGCGCTGCACGCATTGGGCGTAGATCTGTGCGGCGCCGCCGATTCCGTGCAGGTACACGCAACCATGTTCCTGGCACGCCTTCTGCGTCTTTGGTCCCATGCCGCCTTTGCCGATAACGGCTTTCACGCCGAACCGTTTGATGATATCTGCCTGATAGGGCTCTTCGCGAATGGATGTGGTCGGACCTGCGGCGACCACGCGATATTCGTCACCGTTCTTGAGCACGACGGGGCCGCAGTGATAGATCACGCCGTTCCGGATGACGTCCAGTTCCCCGCCGTCGTGCAGGTACTTGTGAACCGCGTCGCGGCCGGTGAACACCACGCCATCGAGCAGGACGACATCTCCGACCTTGAGCTTTCGAACGTCGGCTTCGCTTAGCGGCGTCTGCAGTCGAACCACGTCGGCTGCGGGCAACGTCAATTCCGGCATCGGTTCTTCGTGCTGGAATTCATGAGGCGCCTGATACAGCCATTCGACGACATTTCCCGTTCCGTCGAGAACGACGCCGCGCCGCCGGTAGGCCCAGCACATGTAAGCAACTGAAACAAAAAACGACGCCGGCAGGCGGTTGAGCTTGCCGATTTTGCAGCATCCGACTGTGAACTTGCCGGAAAAACCCATGGGGCCGATGTCGAGCGTGTTGGCTTCCTTCATGACGCGCGCTTCCAGTTCGGCCAGCACTGGATCCGGGCTGGCGTCTTCCACCGTTCGCAAAAGCTGCCGCTTCGCAAAGTCATAACCCGATGCACGATCGCCACCGATCGCGACGCCGATGAACCCCGGTCCGCAGCCCTTTCCCTGCGCCTTCCAGATTGCATCCAGGATGCATGCCCGAACGCCTTCGAGATTCCGGTCCACGCGCTTGCCTTGAATTTCCATGGGCAGGCTGTATTGCGCGCTCATGTTCTCGCATCCGCCGCCTTTCAGAATGAGCCGGACATGAATGTTGGAATCGCGCGTCTGCTCCCAGTGAAAAACCGGGCTGCCGGGCCCGAGATTGTCGCCGCTGTTGGTGCCGTCAACGCTGTCCACAGAGTTCTGGCGCAGGTAACCCTTGGTGGTCGCTTGTTTAACAGCCTCGCAACAAAGTTCTTCAAGCTCGATCTGGTCGACGCCGCTCGGGGTTTCGAAGTAAAAGCCGATCGTCCCGGTATCCTGGCAGATGGGAAGCGATCTCGCCTTCGCCAGTCCGATGTTCTGCGCGACCAATTCCAGCGCAAAGTCGGCCTTCGATCCGGAAGCCTCAAGCTTGCGTTGGAGATTAATGACCGCCTCGACATCGGGCGGCAGGAACGCAGAGGTCCTGCGGATCAGTTCAAGAATATTGTTACGGAATAGTTCGCGATTCATACACACTCCGGTAAAGACAAAATGAATTTGTCAGTTTACCAGATCATTGGCAGCTGAGCAGTTTAGCCGCAGATGACGCGGATGACGCAGATAAGGGCCCCCATCTGCGGCATCCGCGTCATCTGCGGCTAAAACCTGCTCGGCTCCATCACTTATGAATCGACAGCGGACCGAACAGAGTGTTCTCTGCCGGCCCATTCGGGGCGCCGGCAGGGGGAACTGGCGGCGCCTCTGGCTGGAAGAACGGTGGCGGCGGTGGCGCCGCTACAGGTGGAAGCTGCAGCATCGGTGGCTGGTATCCGTCCGGACTGACGACCGGACCGAACGGTGTCGGAACAACAACCGGCTCTGGCGGCGCCAATTGCGGCTTCATCCTCTGAGTTTGAGGAAAGCCGGACGATTCGACCGACTCCGGTACATTGCTGTCGATCTCAACGGGCTCTGATTCGGCTCTGGGCTCTGAAATACCCCTTGCGGGTGCCGTCACAACAATCCCGCGGCCCTCCATAAGACCGTATCCAAACGGTTGTCCAGAGAACATTGTACGAACGGCATCACTGATACTGAGATCTGCGAAGTGGACCGTGATTTTATAGCCCGTCAATTCAGGAGGTACAGAAGACTGCATTCCCGTCGCCCGATCCCAAAGACCCAGGAATTCGCCTAAGGGAACGGCGTCGGCGTTGATCGAAACCTTTCCGTCCCGATTGATAATCTCCGGCCCGGATCCGAATGTGGTAGCCGTTAAGAGCAGAATTCCCGCGACGCTGAAGATCAGAATCCACTGCTTCATAACCTTCCCCACCTGATTCAATCTTACTCCTCTGAATTCGTGAATGCCGGGGGGTTCTGTGACCGCGGGCCAGTACGGTTCTTAACCCACTTTTTTGGGTAAAGTGCATCGACATCAGCCTCAATCCATCGCCCTCGACGGCTGGGAACTGATGGGGTTCGCCGGCGCCCTCGATGATGTAGAACAATTCAGCTTCGTTGCGCAACAACGGATGCGGTGCCGGGTGGGTGTAAAATGTGACGG from Terriglobia bacterium encodes:
- a CDS encoding FumA C-terminus/TtdB family hydratase beta subunit, translating into MNRELFRNNILELIRRTSAFLPPDVEAVINLQRKLEASGSKADFALELVAQNIGLAKARSLPICQDTGTIGFYFETPSGVDQIELEELCCEAVKQATTKGYLRQNSVDSVDGTNSGDNLGPGSPVFHWEQTRDSNIHVRLILKGGGCENMSAQYSLPMEIQGKRVDRNLEGVRACILDAIWKAQGKGCGPGFIGVAIGGDRASGYDFAKRQLLRTVEDASPDPVLAELEARVMKEANTLDIGPMGFSGKFTVGCCKIGKLNRLPASFFVSVAYMCWAYRRRGVVLDGTGNVVEWLYQAPHEFQHEEPMPELTLPAADVVRLQTPLSEADVRKLKVGDVVLLDGVVFTGRDAVHKYLHDGGELDVIRNGVIYHCGPVVLKNGDEYRVVAAGPTTSIREEPYQADIIKRFGVKAVIGKGGMGPKTQKACQEHGCVYLHGIGGAAQIYAQCVQRVLSVRLEQFGSPEAVWELEVKNFPAVVAIDAHGNNLQQVVTDHSRELLAATL